A window of the Arachis duranensis cultivar V14167 chromosome 5, aradu.V14167.gnm2.J7QH, whole genome shotgun sequence genome harbors these coding sequences:
- the LOC107489535 gene encoding protein FAR-RED IMPAIRED RESPONSE 1-like, protein MAFSPTEEGSITTFTNPTLGDEQFNVDELDIQEQVGYNFDEITDVVVTRKDELDDGGQLPDHSGVGEEEIPVVGMSFGSLPLAQKFYANYAKKVGFVTKIRNTNFDKTRKESKVPVNQSIYCTREGYRESRVNAATRANRITATRCKATNPRMYVVLDNENECWVVSRLELRHSHPCSAEKAVHYHEYRELTMHAKCVITDNDEAGIRPNKMYLALANENSDHNFVHQSANLGFSEKDVRNYITRNLRCSDDNEDFQGMMNYFVRMKEINPNFFYAIDVDDANKFRSALWVDARCRASYEYYGDVVSFDTTYRRNRHGLPFASFVGVNHHEKSTLLGCALLGSEEIPNFEWVFTQWVRCVGSAPRDIITD, encoded by the exons ATGGCCTTTTCACCCACTGAAGAAGGATCAATTACTACATTCACCAATCCAACACTAGGCGATGAACAATTTAATGTGGATGAATTAGACATTCAAGAACAAGTAGGGTACAAT TTCGACGAAATTACCGATGTCGTTGTGACTAGAAAGGATGAGCTGGACGATGGAGGCCAG TTGCCGGATCATAGTGGCGTAGGTGAAGAGGAAATTCCAGTCGTAGGAATGAGTTTTGGTTCGTTGCCTCTCGCACAGAAATTTTATGCAAACTATGCAAAGAAAGTTGGGTTCGTTACTAAAATCAGGAACACGAATTTTGACAAGACGCGGAAGGAATCAAAGGTACCGGTTAATCAATCTATTTACTGCACGCGTGAAGGTTATCGAGAGTCTAGGGTGAACGCAGCAACTCGAGCAAATAGAATTACAGCCACGAGATGCAAAGCAACGAATCCAAGGATGTATGTCGTGCTGGACAATGAGAATGAATGTTGGGTTGTGTCTAGATTAGAACTGAGGCATTCTCACCCTTGTTCGGCTGAGAAAGCTGTCCATTATCATGAGTACCGGGAGCTGACCATGCATGCTAAGTGCGTCATTACGGATAACGACGAGGCTGGAATAAGACCCAACAAGATGTATCTAGCCCTAGCAAACGAG aacagtgatcacaatttcgtccaccagtccGCAAACCTGGGTTTTTCAGAAAAGGATGTCAGAAATTACATCACACGCAATCTCCGATGTTCCGATGACAACGAGGACTTCCAGGGGATGATGAATTATTTTGTTCGAATGAAGGAGATCAATCCCAACTTCTTCTATGCAATAGATGTTGACGATGCTAATAAGTTTAGGAGCGCACTTTGGGTAGATGCAAGGTGCAGGGCTTCGTATGAATATTACGGAGATGTGGTGTCGTTTGACACCACATACAGAAGAAACAG GCATGGTCTGCCGTTTGCATCCTTTGTAGGTGTAAACCACCATGAGAAGTCTACTCTTCTTGGCTGTGCTTTACTTGGGAGCGAGGAGATCCCTAATTTTGAGTGGGTTTTCACGCAGTGGGTGAGATGCGTCGGATCTGCACCAAGGGATATTATCACTGACTAG
- the LOC107489536 gene encoding protein FAR1-RELATED SEQUENCE 5-like: MATVDVPFNLYANRRKWVPIFFKSEFWAGMRSTQRSESMHAFYGGYLHCKSGLVQFVHEYDNVLGTKERKELEDDAADSKVYHSFRVDYDPLSQKGQCECNKFESAGILCCHTLAVWSYYRVDIVPSCYVLPRWSKNVIRKHTYVKSSHDVARSDESNNLFRHLCSEFYNVAQKFVACDEEAAILRAALSDAKSKLIDYRASMRSTTAATSQNTVPTQSTGGAIVHDIQGPSRVKTKGRPKGKRLGAELDKSIKKSMQKWNRKSHLDEVDLPSDNDRYGYLSKRFEDSTMWNSTEGGGFMHLLNSFRHI, from the exons ATGGCGACAGTGGATGTTCCTTTCA ACCTTTACGCGAATCGACGGAAGTGGGTTCCAATATTTTTCAAGAGTGAATTTTGGGCAGGCATGAGGAGTACACAGCGTAGTGAAAGTATGCACGCGTTTTATGGTGGATATCTGCATTGCAAGAGTGGGTTAGTTCAGTTCGTCCATGAATACGACAATGTCCTCGGAACCAAGGAGCGAAAGGAGCTGGAAGATGATGCTGCAGACTCGAAAG TCTACCATAGTTTTAGGGTCGACTATGACCCTTTGAGTCAAAAGGGTCAGTGCGAGTGCAACAAGTTTGAATCCGCTGGTATATTGTGTTGCCACACCCTTGCGGTCTGGTCATACTACAGAGTTGACATAGTACCGAGCTGCTACGTTCTTCCTCGATGGAGTAAGAATGTCATCCGCAAGCACACTTATGTCAAGAGTAGCCATGACGTGGCTCGGAGTGATGAAAGCAACAACTTGTTCAGGCATCTGTGTTCAGAGTTCTATAACGTTGCACAGAAGTTTGTTGCTTGTGATGAGGAAGCAGCCATCTTGCGAGCTGCCCTTTCGGATGCAAAGTCCAAGCTGATTGATTACCGTGCCAGCATGCGTTCCACTACTGCTGCTACGTCTCAGAATACCGTGCCCACACAGAGCACAGGCGGTGCGATTGTACATGACATTCAGGGACCCTCAAGAGTCAAAACCAAAGGACGACCTAAGGGTAAGAGACTTGGAGCAGAGTTGGACAAGTCAATTAAGAAATCAATGCAAAAATGGAATAGGAAATCTCACCTG GATGAGGTTGACCTCCCGTCAGATAATGATCGTTATGGGTATCTTAGTAAAAGATTTGAGGATTCTACTATGTGGAACTCAACGGAAGGTGGCGGATTCATGCACCTGTTGAACTCTTTTAGGCATATATAG
- the LOC107489534 gene encoding uncharacterized protein LOC107489534, which yields MKETIPFNAQSLGFGKDLTECYWVNGAINGLSCLSSIVSYDMKCKVFNVRLWNPITRLISTASPLLYVERECAYIVKFGLGYDDSTNTYKAVANIINRRQWKNKLRIYSRPGDTCWRTVSTPPDHLVSWEEGQFVSNTFNWLAIRPPGPIDRQRIQQLEYTYDDYVIFSLHVGQETHKLLRMPVDLDDYNREEPKLVVLKDHLCVFHDFEGTHVVVWQLEEFGVEDSWTILMKFSYVFLQIDACSCSFRDYSQFNMSEDGNYLLMYNKCDSILLVYDQRVKEVSKCINLCNNHRWVGVNDYVQSLVSPE from the coding sequence ATGAAGGAGACAATTCCCTTTAATGCACAATCCCTtggttttggaaaagatttaacAGAATGTTACTGGGTCAATGGTGCAATCAACGGACTTTCTTGCCTTTCAAGTATTGTTTCTTACGACATGAAATGTAAAGTATTCAATGTACGACTCTGGAACCCAATTACAAGGTTAATATCTACAGCGTCACCACTTTTATATGTAGAGAGAGAATGTGCATATATTGTTAAGTTTGGATTAGGCTACGACGATTCAACTAACACTTACAAGGCGGTAGCTAACATAATAAATCGTCGACAATGGAAAAATAAGTTGAGAATTTACAGCAGACCGGGTGACACATGCTGGAGAACCGTTTCAACTCCCCCGGATCATCTCGTTTCTTGGGAAGAAGGACAGTTTGTGAGCAACACTTTTAATTGGTTAGCGATTCGTCCACCTGGACCAATTGATCGTCAGAGAATCCAGCAGCTCGAATACACTTATGATGACTACGTGATCTTTTCACTTCATGTAGGGCAAGAAACGCACAAGCTTTTGCGAATGCCTGTTGATCTTGATGACTACAATCGTGAAGAACCAAAGCTCGTAGTATTGAAGGATCACCTCTGTGTTTTTCATGATTTTGAAGGGACTCATGTTGTTGTGTGGCAGCTTGAGGAATTTGGAGTTGAAGATTCTTGGACTATATTAATGAAATTTAGTTATGTTTTTCTTCAAATCGACGCATGTAGCTGTTCATTCAGGGATTATTCACAATTTAACATGTCCGAGGACGGTAATTATTTGTTGATGTATAACAAATGTGATAGCATATTACTTGTGTATGATCAAAGAGTTAAGGAGGTAAGCAAGTGCATAAACCTTTGCAATAATCATCGTTGGGTGGGTGTCAATGATTACGTTCAAAGCTTGGTTTCGCCTGAATGA